The Caballeronia sp. NK8 genome includes a window with the following:
- a CDS encoding antitoxin Xre/MbcA/ParS toxin-binding domain-containing protein, with protein sequence MNSDTGAFPSADAGFDRFMASLHDPEDPAPIVSARRFGEALRIDLQTLAQQAHVHRNTISRQPASESVQRFLRDALRVIRAATDISGDVTKALFWYRNEPLPVFNYKTAEELVSEGRADDVLRYVSSLEAGPAG encoded by the coding sequence ATGAATTCGGATACCGGCGCCTTTCCCAGTGCCGATGCGGGCTTCGACCGTTTTATGGCCTCACTACATGATCCCGAAGACCCAGCACCGATCGTCTCCGCGCGTCGCTTCGGCGAGGCCTTGCGTATCGACTTGCAAACCCTTGCTCAGCAAGCCCACGTACATCGGAACACGATCAGCCGGCAACCTGCATCCGAAAGCGTACAACGATTCCTCCGCGACGCTCTGCGGGTCATTCGTGCGGCCACGGATATCTCAGGTGACGTCACGAAGGCACTGTTCTGGTATCGAAACGAACCTCTGCCCGTGTTCAACTACAAAACCGCCGAGGAGCTGGTGTCGGAAGGTCGAGCCGATGACGTCCTTCGCTACGTTTCGTCGCTTGAGGCGGGCCCGGCAGGATGA
- a CDS encoding RES family NAD+ phosphorylase, whose translation MILTELTGVTVYRMHVPRWAVAPTSGAGAGTHGGRANRVGLNALYLALDPATAIREYQQLSSLMPPGTLVSYNLTAAPMVDFTGGYESGKWSPLWEDFYCDWRHCWFNERIEPPSWILGDEVVSSGAKGILFKSRLTPDGTNLVLYTERLDSTDHLDVYDPNNALPKNQSSWD comes from the coding sequence ATGATCCTCACAGAATTGACCGGGGTAACTGTCTATCGTATGCATGTCCCCAGGTGGGCTGTCGCGCCGACGAGCGGCGCAGGAGCGGGAACGCATGGCGGTCGGGCGAATCGTGTCGGGCTCAATGCGCTATATCTTGCCTTGGACCCCGCCACAGCCATCCGAGAGTATCAGCAGTTATCGTCCTTGATGCCACCGGGGACGTTGGTCAGCTACAACCTCACGGCCGCTCCGATGGTCGATTTCACCGGCGGGTACGAAAGCGGAAAGTGGTCTCCTCTGTGGGAGGATTTCTATTGCGACTGGCGCCACTGCTGGTTCAATGAACGGATCGAGCCCCCCAGCTGGATCCTTGGCGATGAGGTCGTCTCGAGCGGTGCCAAGGGTATCCTCTTCAAATCACGACTGACGCCCGACGGTACAAATCTCGTTCTGTACACAGAGCGTCTTGACTCCACGGACCACCTCGACGTCTACGATCCAAATAACGCTCTTCCGAAAAACCAGTCTTCTTGGGATTGA
- a CDS encoding Ohr family peroxiredoxin: MTKIEQVLHSGNSHATINHDPNVPRGELGVLDLKLSAPGGETREFIATELHPRAEQLFSGAWSACYVSAFQIAASLKKVKLPSDYSVDIQVSIGSVGSGHCLGAQFTVRVPGLAKEVVEALAHHAHQLCPYSKAVHGNIEVGLNVVTI, translated from the coding sequence ATGACCAAGATCGAACAAGTCCTCCACTCAGGCAACAGCCACGCCACGATCAATCACGACCCCAATGTCCCGCGCGGTGAGCTCGGCGTCCTCGACCTCAAGCTGTCAGCCCCCGGCGGTGAAACCCGCGAGTTCATCGCCACCGAGCTACACCCGAGAGCCGAGCAGTTGTTTTCGGGCGCATGGTCGGCCTGTTACGTCAGCGCGTTCCAGATTGCGGCCTCGCTGAAGAAGGTCAAGCTGCCGTCCGACTACTCCGTGGACATCCAGGTAAGCATTGGGTCGGTCGGTAGCGGGCATTGCCTCGGCGCCCAGTTCACCGTCCGCGTGCCGGGTCTGGCAAAGGAAGTCGTCGAGGCACTCGCGCACCACGCCCATCAGCTCTGCCCGTACTCGAAGGCTGTGCACGGCAACATCGAAGTCGGTCTCAACGTCGTCACTATTTGA
- a CDS encoding OsmC family protein, with product MEKIEKVLASGNSHATVNHDPNLQRGQFGVFDLKLSAPGVERLEFIATEPHPTAEKLFAGAWSACYTTVFGIAASLKKVKLPPDYSVDIQVNVGQTGTAWFLGAQFNIRVPGLAKEVVEEIAHLTHTICPYSKSVRGNIEIGTNIVTV from the coding sequence ATGGAAAAGATCGAAAAAGTTCTCGCCTCGGGCAACTCCCACGCCACGGTCAATCACGACCCCAATCTCCAGCGCGGCCAGTTTGGCGTCTTTGACCTCAAGCTGTCGGCGCCCGGCGTGGAACGCCTCGAGTTCATCGCCACCGAGCCGCACCCGACAGCCGAGAAGTTGTTTGCGGGCGCGTGGTCGGCCTGTTACACCACCGTGTTCGGGATCGCGGCCTCGCTGAAGAAGGTCAAGCTGCCGCCCGACTATTCCGTGGACATTCAGGTAAACGTTGGGCAAACCGGTACCGCGTGGTTCCTCGGCGCCCAGTTCAACATCCGCGTACCGGGTCTGGCAAAGGAAGTCGTCGAGGAAATCGCGCACCTGACCCATACGATCTGCCCGTACTCGAAGTCTGTGCGGGGCAACATCGAGATCGGCACGAACATCGTCACGGTGTGA
- a CDS encoding VOC family protein → MFSHVVVGTNDLEKAKRFYDAVLGAIGYGDGISDDNDQRRRYAYRGDTGLFIITQPLDGRPATAANGGTIGFACQSTRQVDLWHVAGVANGGTSAEAPPGVREAAFGSLYLAYLRDPDGNKLGALYRMPA, encoded by the coding sequence ATGTTCAGTCATGTAGTGGTCGGCACCAACGACCTGGAAAAAGCAAAGCGATTTTACGATGCCGTGCTCGGCGCGATTGGCTATGGTGACGGTATCAGTGACGACAACGATCAACGTCGACGCTATGCCTATCGCGGCGACACGGGGCTTTTCATTATCACGCAGCCGCTCGATGGTCGGCCGGCGACCGCTGCCAATGGCGGAACGATCGGCTTTGCCTGTCAGTCGACCAGGCAGGTCGATCTCTGGCATGTCGCCGGGGTCGCCAATGGTGGAACATCAGCTGAGGCGCCGCCTGGCGTGCGTGAGGCCGCGTTTGGCAGCCTCTATCTCGCCTATCTGCGCGATCCGGACGGCAACAAGCTCGGCGCCCTGTATCGCATGCCGGCCTAA
- a CDS encoding MarR family winged helix-turn-helix transcriptional regulator produces MKTRNQAPAAAMPLSDYLCFAIYSANLAFGRAYKPILEELGLTYTQYVTIVALWEEDNPTVSGLGEKLFLESNTLTPMLKKLEVMGYLERQRDPEDERQVRVRLTKNGRRLREKALTMSLSGATGLAPDEFAKVQKAIVTLRDNLIKSVQNGE; encoded by the coding sequence ATGAAAACTAGGAACCAGGCGCCCGCTGCGGCCATGCCGCTGTCGGACTATCTGTGCTTTGCAATCTACTCAGCGAACCTGGCGTTCGGTAGGGCATACAAGCCGATACTCGAGGAGCTTGGGCTCACCTATACGCAATACGTCACGATCGTTGCGCTTTGGGAGGAAGACAATCCGACCGTCAGCGGTCTGGGCGAGAAGCTGTTTCTCGAATCCAACACGCTTACGCCGATGCTGAAGAAGCTCGAGGTGATGGGTTATCTAGAGAGGCAGCGCGATCCCGAAGACGAGCGTCAGGTGCGGGTCAGGCTCACGAAAAACGGTCGACGGCTGCGCGAAAAAGCCCTGACTATGAGTCTCTCTGGGGCGACTGGCCTTGCGCCAGACGAGTTTGCTAAAGTGCAGAAGGCAATCGTGACGCTGCGGGACAATCTTATCAAGTCAGTCCAAAACGGCGAATGA
- a CDS encoding site-specific integrase translates to MPDDAWLVAPEDAYAQWQREEATGADRRAFADQSIVQHRSMFSRFNDYLIAHGATVASFGADHIDGFFAKLAQDCAPGTTTRLRYLKLIDRFTRHLVNIELRADNPAAQMLVNENWPQDEPTPIYLSPEGDARLQAVCVATEGAAFKDLRNTAIVALFLASGVTAAELKQLRVDDLDVHGERPTVFVEKHGPRIARRVPIDAFAIDVLRSYHEARSRIQPPTQWLFTATAGGKPMQPDTMLKCVRQALRSANLSAADESPRLLRNTFGRRLIIAGKTNEQVSNLMGLSSHRTAARLRQTRACDIGTS, encoded by the coding sequence ATGCCTGACGATGCTTGGCTTGTTGCACCCGAAGACGCCTATGCCCAATGGCAACGCGAAGAAGCAACAGGCGCGGATCGCCGCGCGTTCGCCGACCAGTCGATCGTCCAGCACCGTTCGATGTTCTCGCGCTTCAACGACTATCTGATCGCCCACGGAGCGACGGTGGCGAGCTTCGGGGCGGACCACATCGATGGATTCTTCGCTAAACTCGCGCAGGACTGCGCGCCCGGCACGACCACGCGCCTGCGCTATCTCAAACTTATCGACCGATTCACGCGTCACCTCGTGAACATCGAACTGCGCGCCGATAATCCCGCCGCGCAGATGTTAGTCAACGAGAACTGGCCACAAGACGAGCCAACACCGATCTATCTGTCACCGGAAGGCGATGCGCGGCTACAAGCGGTGTGCGTTGCAACCGAAGGCGCGGCCTTCAAGGATCTTCGGAACACCGCGATCGTGGCGCTGTTTCTCGCGTCAGGGGTCACGGCCGCCGAACTCAAGCAGCTACGAGTCGACGACCTCGATGTCCACGGCGAACGTCCTACTGTCTTCGTCGAGAAGCATGGGCCTCGGATTGCACGGCGGGTGCCGATCGATGCCTTCGCGATCGACGTACTGCGCAGCTATCACGAGGCCCGCAGTCGGATTCAGCCTCCAACGCAATGGCTTTTCACCGCCACGGCGGGCGGCAAGCCGATGCAGCCAGATACGATGTTGAAATGCGTCCGCCAGGCTCTACGCAGCGCGAACTTGTCGGCTGCCGACGAGAGTCCACGCTTGCTCAGAAACACCTTCGGTCGTCGGCTAATCATCGCCGGCAAGACCAACGAGCAGGTGAGCAATCTTATGGGCTTGTCGAGCCATCGCACGGCTGCTCGCCTTCGTCAAACACGGGCATGCGATATCGGAACGTCGTGA
- a CDS encoding response regulator gives MQILILDDDQDFANGLAALIARMGHGVAIAHNCAAARTFAHDRDFDVILADVDLPDGDGRHVCDGLRAEGASQGAYMIAVTGKTDLGDDDFPSFDGYVRKPVTYDLLERVLEEWRLAAGLDRVTTAPEPSKVVEAR, from the coding sequence ATGCAGATCCTTATCCTGGACGACGATCAAGATTTCGCGAACGGGCTCGCGGCACTTATCGCACGGATGGGCCATGGCGTAGCGATCGCACACAACTGCGCCGCAGCTCGCACGTTCGCTCATGATCGCGACTTCGACGTCATTCTTGCCGATGTGGACCTTCCGGACGGTGATGGAAGACACGTTTGCGACGGGTTGAGGGCCGAGGGCGCTTCGCAGGGAGCGTACATGATTGCCGTGACGGGCAAGACCGATCTCGGCGATGACGACTTTCCCTCGTTCGATGGTTATGTACGCAAGCCGGTCACCTACGACTTGCTCGAGCGCGTGCTCGAGGAATGGCGGCTTGCTGCCGGCCTTGACCGCGTGACGACCGCCCCTGAACCCTCCAAAGTCGTCGAAGCGCGATAA
- a CDS encoding helix-turn-helix transcriptional regulator has protein sequence METNETIAALAALAHESRLAVFRALVQAGPEGMPAGQIATLLDVAPSSLSFHLKELSRAQLVTSRQEGRFIYYCANFETMNGLLAYLTENCCGGNPCSPASACSPSREKQS, from the coding sequence ATGGAAACGAATGAAACCATTGCCGCGCTGGCGGCGCTCGCGCATGAGTCGCGGCTCGCAGTCTTTCGCGCCCTGGTACAGGCGGGCCCCGAAGGCATGCCCGCAGGCCAGATCGCCACGCTGCTGGATGTCGCGCCGTCGTCGCTGTCCTTCCACCTGAAGGAACTGTCTCGCGCGCAGCTCGTCACCAGCCGTCAGGAAGGCCGGTTCATCTACTACTGCGCCAACTTCGAAACGATGAACGGCCTGCTGGCCTATCTCACCGAGAACTGCTGTGGCGGCAACCCCTGTTCGCCAGCATCGGCATGTTCTCCCTCTCGGGAGAAGCAGTCATGA
- a CDS encoding ArsI/CadI family heavy metal resistance metalloenzyme, translated as MKRFHVHVAVTDLTASIRFYSALFAAEPTVIKSDYAKWMLDDPRVNFAISQRGATPGVDHLGVQVENEAELAEMHDRLEGAALPVDTQTDTVCCYANSNKYWTVDPQGIAWESYHTLNDIPVFGESRNSPKGAPASEVAACCAPTSGKSVGVPVKSSSCC; from the coding sequence ATGAAGCGCTTTCATGTGCACGTCGCCGTCACCGATCTCACAGCGAGCATCCGTTTCTACTCGGCGTTGTTCGCGGCTGAACCGACGGTCATCAAGAGCGATTACGCGAAGTGGATGCTCGACGACCCGCGCGTCAATTTCGCGATCTCGCAACGCGGCGCCACGCCGGGCGTCGACCATCTGGGGGTGCAGGTCGAAAACGAGGCCGAACTGGCCGAGATGCACGATCGACTCGAAGGCGCCGCGTTGCCGGTCGACACCCAGACGGATACCGTCTGCTGCTATGCCAACTCGAACAAGTACTGGACCGTCGATCCGCAAGGCATCGCATGGGAGTCGTATCACACGCTGAACGACATTCCGGTATTCGGCGAGTCACGCAATTCGCCGAAAGGTGCACCTGCTTCTGAAGTCGCAGCGTGCTGCGCTCCGACGTCGGGCAAGTCGGTCGGTGTTCCGGTCAAATCCTCGTCATGCTGCTGA
- the arsB gene encoding ACR3 family arsenite efflux transporter: protein MNTPNVAASRRTASKPAISFFERYLTVWVALCILAGILLGQVMPGVFQAIGRMEYAQVNLPVGLLIWVMIIPMLVKVDFGSLHEVRQHIRGIGVTLFVNWLVKPFTMAFLAWLFIKHLLAPMLPAAQLDSYVAGLILLAAAPCTAMVFVWSRLTGGDPLFTLSQVALNDSIMVVAFAPLVGLLLGISAITVPWATLLTSVALYIVIPVILAQILRKALLVQGEAAFEAAMAKIGPWSITALLATLVLLFAFQGEAILKQPLVIVLLAVPILIQVFFNSALAYWLNRAVGEKHNIACPSALIGASNFFELAVATAIGLFGFNSGAALATVVGVLIEVPVMLLVVRIVNRSKNWYESA from the coding sequence ATGAACACGCCCAACGTCGCCGCTTCGCGCAGGACCGCATCGAAGCCAGCCATCAGCTTCTTCGAGCGGTACCTGACCGTCTGGGTCGCACTGTGCATTCTCGCAGGCATCCTGCTCGGCCAGGTCATGCCCGGCGTCTTTCAGGCAATTGGCCGGATGGAGTACGCGCAGGTCAACCTCCCGGTCGGGCTGCTGATCTGGGTGATGATCATCCCCATGCTGGTCAAGGTCGATTTCGGTTCGCTGCATGAAGTGCGTCAGCACATCCGGGGCATCGGCGTCACGCTCTTCGTGAACTGGCTGGTCAAGCCTTTTACGATGGCGTTCCTCGCCTGGCTGTTCATCAAGCACCTGTTGGCGCCGATGCTGCCCGCAGCGCAGCTCGACAGCTATGTGGCCGGCCTCATCCTGCTGGCGGCCGCGCCCTGTACGGCAATGGTGTTCGTGTGGAGTCGTCTCACCGGCGGCGACCCGCTCTTCACGCTCTCGCAGGTCGCGCTCAACGACAGCATCATGGTGGTCGCGTTTGCGCCGCTCGTGGGCCTGCTGCTCGGCATTTCCGCGATTACGGTGCCGTGGGCGACGCTGCTCACCTCGGTCGCGCTCTACATCGTCATTCCGGTGATTCTCGCGCAGATCCTGCGCAAGGCGCTGCTCGTCCAGGGAGAAGCCGCGTTTGAAGCAGCAATGGCGAAGATCGGTCCCTGGTCGATCACGGCGCTGCTCGCGACGCTGGTTCTGCTGTTCGCTTTCCAGGGCGAAGCCATCCTGAAGCAGCCACTCGTCATCGTGCTGCTCGCCGTGCCGATCCTGATCCAGGTGTTCTTCAATTCGGCGCTCGCGTACTGGCTTAATCGCGCGGTCGGCGAGAAGCACAACATTGCCTGCCCGTCTGCCCTGATCGGCGCGTCGAACTTCTTCGAACTGGCCGTTGCCACGGCAATCGGCCTGTTCGGGTTCAACTCCGGCGCTGCGCTCGCGACCGTCGTGGGCGTGCTGATCGAGGTGCCGGTCATGCTGCTCGTCGTACGCATCGTCAATCGTTCGAAGAACTGGTACGAGTCCGCCTGA
- the arsH gene encoding arsenical resistance protein ArsH, whose translation MSDLATELPQVDPALFRVPDIDRLQAAKASPHPPRILLLYGSLRERSFSRLLSEEAARLLAAMGADVRTFNPSGLPLPDDAPDTHPKVAELRDLVLWSEGMVWCSPERHGAMTGIMKSQIDWIPLSLGAVRPTQGKTLAVMQVSGGSQSFNAVNQMRVLGRWMRMLTIPNQSSVAKAFMEFDETGRMKPSAYFDRVVDVMEELVKFTLLTRDIGPYLVDRYSERKESAAELMKRVNQSSI comes from the coding sequence GTGTCTGATCTTGCGACCGAACTGCCGCAGGTTGACCCGGCGCTGTTCCGCGTTCCGGACATCGACCGCCTGCAGGCCGCGAAGGCTTCGCCGCACCCCCCGCGCATCCTGCTGCTCTATGGCTCGCTACGCGAACGCTCCTTCAGCCGACTGCTCAGCGAAGAAGCCGCGCGCCTCCTTGCGGCGATGGGCGCCGATGTGCGGACGTTCAACCCGAGCGGCCTGCCGCTGCCGGACGATGCGCCGGACACTCATCCCAAGGTGGCCGAGCTGCGGGACCTGGTGCTGTGGTCGGAAGGCATGGTCTGGTGCTCGCCGGAGCGCCACGGCGCGATGACCGGCATCATGAAATCGCAGATCGACTGGATTCCGCTTTCGCTCGGCGCGGTCCGGCCGACGCAGGGCAAGACGCTCGCGGTGATGCAGGTGAGCGGCGGCTCGCAGTCGTTCAACGCGGTCAACCAGATGCGCGTGCTCGGGCGCTGGATGCGCATGCTGACGATCCCCAACCAGTCGTCGGTGGCCAAGGCGTTCATGGAGTTCGATGAAACCGGCCGCATGAAACCCTCGGCCTACTTCGATCGAGTCGTGGATGTAATGGAAGAGTTGGTGAAGTTTACGCTGCTCACCCGGGATATTGGTCCGTATCTGGTCGACCGTTATAGCGAACGAAAGGAAAGCGCCGCGGAACTGATGAAGCGGGTGAACCAGTCGAGCATCTGA